From the genome of Gemmobacter aquarius:
CTTCTTCGGGCAGCGTGCCCATGAGCACTGTCAGGACATCGTCGCCCCAAGTAATAGGCACGCCCGTCGCGTTCCAACAACCCACCATGCCGGGAATGCCGGGGATCACCTCGACTGGCACAACATCGCGCAGGCGGATATAAAGATGCATGAAGGACCCGTAAAAGAACGGATCGCCTTCGCACAGGACCACCACCTCGTGGCCGGCCATGGCCAAACCGCGGAGCCGGTCGGCCCAATCGTCATAGAAGGCCGACAGCAGGCGGTTGTAGTCGGGGCTGTCAAACGGGATTTCGGTAGTGACCGGGTATTCCATCGGATATTCGCTGGCACCCTGCGCCAGCATGCCGTCCACGATCCGCCGCGCCTGACCCTGTCGCCCGGCCTTGCGGAAATAGGCCACGTGCTGCGCGGACCGGATCACCCGGTCAGAGCGGACCGAGATGAGGTCCGGGTCGCCGGGGCCAAGCCCGGCACAGATGATGCGGCCCATGGTCATTTCCCGGTCATTCCTTGCGACTTGCCAAGGCATTGACAGCGGCAACCGTAATCGCCGATCCGCCCAGTCGCCCATCCACGACCACTGCAGGTACCGGAGCGGCATCCATAAGGGCGGCCTTGGATTCCGCGGCACCAATAAAGCCCACCGGGCACCCGATGATCGCTGTCGGCCTTGGGCAATCGGGGTCTTCCAGCATGTTCAGCAGGTGAAACAACGCGGTCGGCGCGTTGCCGATGGCAACCAAGGCGCCCCCGAGGTGCGGCCGCCACAACTCGACCGCCGCCGCCGAGCGGGTGTTGCCCATGCGGGCGGCAAGCGCGGGCACCGCTGGGTCTTGCAGCGTGCAGATCACCGCATTGCCTGCAGGCAGGCGGGCGCGGGTGATTCCCTCGCTGACCATACGGACATCGCACAGGATCGGTGCGCCCGCTTCAAGTGCGGTGCGGGCAGCGATCGCCATGCCGGGCGAGAATCGCACATGCCGCTCCAGCCCGACCATGCCCGCCGCATGGATCATGCGGACCACGACCACCTCCTCCTCGGGAGTGAAGGCGGCAAGATCGGCCTCGGCCCGGATGGTGGCAAAGGATTGCACATAGATTTTCGCGCCGTCCTTTTCATAGACATGCGGCATCAGAACAGTCCCCCCAGGTCAATGGCATCCGCATCAAGGCCCCGTTTCATGGCGCGGTCGGTCGGGCTGCCGTTCAGGATCAGATCAAACCCCACGGCGGTCGCAACCAGGGTAACATCCGCGCGGCCAGGATGGGCGCACCCTTTGCCACAGCCCGACACATGCAGCAGGCGGCCAGTTGGCACCTGAGGGGCCAGGCGCCGCGCCAGATCACGCACCGCAGCCCGCCCTTGCAGGCAGGCGGGGGCGCCAGAGCAGGCCTCGACCCGCCGGATCGGATCGTCGGGGTCGGTGATCAGACCGGGCAGCGCCGGCATGACAGACACCCCCTCGATCAGCAGCATCCGCCAGGGCGTCATCCGCAGAGGGCCAAGATCGGCCAGTCCCGCAAGGGCTTCGGCCTGCATCTGGCCAAAGGCCACACCCACCAGCGCACCCTGCGCCACCAACCCCGGCTGCGGCAGTACAGCCTTTGGGGCGGGGGCAACCGTGCCGGTCAGCGCGTCCGTGGGCCGCACGCCGCGCCCGATCAGATCCGCCATCCGGCCCCGGCCATCGCTGACCCCGCCTGCCGCCACGAACCATCGCGCCAAATCGACAGCGGCCGCCGCACCGTCGTCCACCGGCGCCCCCAGCGCAGCACCGTCGCAGCGAATAAGCAATCGCCCATCCGCCGCACGTTCCAGCCGGATGTCGCCCGAGATGTCGCCCATCATCGGCACCGGGCCGCTATCGACGACAAAACCGAACTTTCCCGGCAAGGGGGGCATCTGACCCAAAGCTCCGGCCAAGGCGGACGCCAACCGCAGGGTTTCCACATCGGCAAAGGGCGTGACCAGAATGTTGCGCCGCTGTTCGGCCTCGGGCGAGGCGTCGATCAGGTCCATCCCACGCAAGCCGACGATCAATGCGGAATGCGACGCCGCAGTCACGCCGCGCACCTGCACATTGCCGCGCGCCGACAGGTCGATCAGCCCATTGCCATACGCGCGCGCCGCAGCCGCCAGCCCGCGTGCCTGATCCTGGGACAGCCGGCCCAAGGGAGGGCGCACCCGCACCACCAGCCCGTCGCCGGACTCCATGGGGCGCAACGCAC
Proteins encoded in this window:
- a CDS encoding precorrin-2 C(20)-methyltransferase; this translates as MGRIICAGLGPGDPDLISVRSDRVIRSAQHVAYFRKAGRQGQARRIVDGMLAQGASEYPMEYPVTTEIPFDSPDYNRLLSAFYDDWADRLRGLAMAGHEVVVLCEGDPFFYGSFMHLYIRLRDVVPVEVIPGIPGMVGCWNATGVPITWGDDVLTVLMGTLPEEDLLRYMQTSDALAIMKTGRNLPRVRRALQAAGRLQDAWLIERGTMPGQRMARLADVDAADCPYFAIVLVHGHGRRPVAGGDE
- the cobG gene encoding precorrin-3B synthase, whose protein sequence is MNEFQVQGWCPGALRPMESGDGLVVRVRPPLGRLSQDQARGLAAAARAYGNGLIDLSARGNVQVRGVTAASHSALIVGLRGMDLIDASPEAEQRRNILVTPFADVETLRLASALAGALGQMPPLPGKFGFVVDSGPVPMMGDISGDIRLERAADGRLLIRCDGAALGAPVDDGAAAAVDLARWFVAAGGVSDGRGRMADLIGRGVRPTDALTGTVAPAPKAVLPQPGLVAQGALVGVAFGQMQAEALAGLADLGPLRMTPWRMLLIEGVSVMPALPGLITDPDDPIRRVEACSGAPACLQGRAAVRDLARRLAPQVPTGRLLHVSGCGKGCAHPGRADVTLVATAVGFDLILNGSPTDRAMKRGLDADAIDLGGLF
- a CDS encoding precorrin-8X methylmutase produces the protein MPHVYEKDGAKIYVQSFATIRAEADLAAFTPEEEVVVVRMIHAAGMVGLERHVRFSPGMAIAARTALEAGAPILCDVRMVSEGITRARLPAGNAVICTLQDPAVPALAARMGNTRSAAAVELWRPHLGGALVAIGNAPTALFHLLNMLEDPDCPRPTAIIGCPVGFIGAAESKAALMDAAPVPAVVVDGRLGGSAITVAAVNALASRKE